The following coding sequences lie in one Carassius carassius chromosome 1, fCarCar2.1, whole genome shotgun sequence genomic window:
- the LOC132142497 gene encoding uncharacterized protein LOC132142497 isoform X4 yields MNAEAVMNQIKPECELKESSTKTDFNEDDRRRMKEKMKKQRFFKQDLKDVFQEVRNKKQLAVRCGKMTGCLYRIKYNNGDKCISCKGKWLTPKQFEELGGKGHHKKWKSSIYYNPSNGFQQMPLEKLIQNGCLSEFGQLRKPIRPVTQTDRDDANTVENVTRNSESINSLKGFPESWKRLFSKTLEIPVCGIEKKSIQPDSSSDESVSVADRVKMNRRESVNLAETVSKKMSELVESPGDSSAPPIDATEPAVSPIVEEDSQTTDEEAAEWQNPVVSEETEKTGQMQLFEFLANQFSAINNTLKSIDLSLKKLVEKQSQHTLPQYFSLTPAVIENPRIHSLVKEEQMMEILNN; encoded by the exons ATGAATGCTGAAGCAGTTATGAACCAGATTAAGCCAGAATGTGAACTGAAGGAAAGCTCCACAAAAACTGATTTTAATGAAGATGACAGAaggagaatgaaagaaaaaatgaaaaagcaaagATTCTTCAAGCAGG acctAAAAGATGTCTTTCAAGAAGTCAGAAATAAGAAACAGCTGGCTGTTCGTTGTGGAAAAATGACAGGTTGTctgtacagaataaaatataacaatg GAGATAAGTGTATTTCATGTAAAGGGAAATGGCTTACACCCAAACAGTTTGAGGAGCTTGGAGGAAAAGGACATCACAAGAAGTGGAAGAGTAGCATCTATTACAACCCATCAAATGGCTTTCAACAAATGCCATtagagaaactcatacag AATGGGTGTCTTTCAGAGTTTGGACAACTGAGGAAGCCAATTAGACcg GTGACACAGACGGATAGAGACGATGCAAACACAGTGGAAAATGTAACAAGAAATAGTGAATCAATTAACTCCTTAAAAGGTTTTCCAGAGTCCTGGAAAAGACTGTTTTCCAAGACTCTGGAAATACCTGTGTGTGGAATTGAAAAGAAATCAATCCAGCCGG ACAGTTCTTCGGATGAGTCTGTATCTGTTGCTGACAGAGTCAAAATG AACAGGAGAGAATCTGTGAATTTGGCTGAAACTGTCAGTAAAAAGATGTCAGAACTGGTAGAATCTCCTGGAG ATTCATCTGCACCTCCCATTGATGCTACAGAACCTGCAGTATCTCCTATCGTAGAGGAGGACAGTCAAACCACAGATGAAGAAGCAGCTGAATGGCAAAATCCTGTCGTTTCTGAAGAGACTGAGAAGACAGGCCAGATGCAGTTATTTGAATTTCTGGCAAACCAGTTTAGTGCAATCAACAACACCCTGAAATCAATTGATTTGTCTTTGAAGAAGCTAGTGGAAAAACAGTCACAACACACACTGCCTCAATATTTCAGTCTAACTCCTGCTGTTATTGAAAATCCCAGGATTCACTCCTTAGTCAAGGAGGAGCAAATGAtggaaattttaaataactga
- the LOC132142497 gene encoding uncharacterized protein LOC132142497 isoform X1, with protein sequence MNAEAVMNQIKPECELKESSTKTDFNEDDRRRMKEKMKKQRFFKQGKNKRPFSHQISSVNRQTKNKNDTDLKDVFQEVRNKKQLAVRCGKMTGCLYRIKYNNGDKCISCKGKWLTPKQFEELGGKGHHKKWKSSIYYNPSNGFQQMPLEKLIQNGCLSEFGQLRKPIRPVTQTDRDDANTVENVTRNSESINSLKGFPESWKRLFSKTLEIPVCGIEKKSIQPDSSSDESVSVADRVKMNRRESVNLAETVSKKMSELVESPGDSSAPPIDATEPAVSPIVEEDSQTTDEEAAEWQNPVVSEETEKTGQMQLFEFLANQFSAINNTLKSIDLSLKKLVEKQSQHTLPQYFSLTPAVIENPRIHSLVKEEQMMEILNN encoded by the exons ATGAATGCTGAAGCAGTTATGAACCAGATTAAGCCAGAATGTGAACTGAAGGAAAGCTCCACAAAAACTGATTTTAATGAAGATGACAGAaggagaatgaaagaaaaaatgaaaaagcaaagATTCTTCAAGCAGGGTAAGAACAAGAGGCCATTTTCCCACCAAATATCCAGTGTAAACAGGCAGACCAAGAATAAAAATGACACGG acctAAAAGATGTCTTTCAAGAAGTCAGAAATAAGAAACAGCTGGCTGTTCGTTGTGGAAAAATGACAGGTTGTctgtacagaataaaatataacaatg GAGATAAGTGTATTTCATGTAAAGGGAAATGGCTTACACCCAAACAGTTTGAGGAGCTTGGAGGAAAAGGACATCACAAGAAGTGGAAGAGTAGCATCTATTACAACCCATCAAATGGCTTTCAACAAATGCCATtagagaaactcatacag AATGGGTGTCTTTCAGAGTTTGGACAACTGAGGAAGCCAATTAGACcg GTGACACAGACGGATAGAGACGATGCAAACACAGTGGAAAATGTAACAAGAAATAGTGAATCAATTAACTCCTTAAAAGGTTTTCCAGAGTCCTGGAAAAGACTGTTTTCCAAGACTCTGGAAATACCTGTGTGTGGAATTGAAAAGAAATCAATCCAGCCGG ACAGTTCTTCGGATGAGTCTGTATCTGTTGCTGACAGAGTCAAAATG AACAGGAGAGAATCTGTGAATTTGGCTGAAACTGTCAGTAAAAAGATGTCAGAACTGGTAGAATCTCCTGGAG ATTCATCTGCACCTCCCATTGATGCTACAGAACCTGCAGTATCTCCTATCGTAGAGGAGGACAGTCAAACCACAGATGAAGAAGCAGCTGAATGGCAAAATCCTGTCGTTTCTGAAGAGACTGAGAAGACAGGCCAGATGCAGTTATTTGAATTTCTGGCAAACCAGTTTAGTGCAATCAACAACACCCTGAAATCAATTGATTTGTCTTTGAAGAAGCTAGTGGAAAAACAGTCACAACACACACTGCCTCAATATTTCAGTCTAACTCCTGCTGTTATTGAAAATCCCAGGATTCACTCCTTAGTCAAGGAGGAGCAAATGAtggaaattttaaataactga
- the LOC132142497 gene encoding uncharacterized protein LOC132142497 isoform X3: protein MNAEAVMNQIKPECELKESSTKTDFNEDDRRRMKEKMKKQRFFKQGKNKRPFSHQISSVNRQTKNKNDTDLKDVFQEVRNKKQLAVRCGKMTGCLYRIKYNNGDKCISCKGKWLTPKQFEELGGKGHHKKWKSSIYYNPSNGFQQMPLEKLIQNGCLSEFGQLRKPIRPVTQTDRDDANTVENVTRNSESINSLKGFPESWKRLFSKTLEIPVCGIEKKSIQPDSSSDESVSVADRVKMNRRESVNLAETVSKKMSELVESPGEPAVSPIVEEDSQTTDEEAAEWQNPVVSEETEKTGQMQLFEFLANQFSAINNTLKSIDLSLKKLVEKQSQHTLPQYFSLTPAVIENPRIHSLVKEEQMMEILNN, encoded by the exons ATGAATGCTGAAGCAGTTATGAACCAGATTAAGCCAGAATGTGAACTGAAGGAAAGCTCCACAAAAACTGATTTTAATGAAGATGACAGAaggagaatgaaagaaaaaatgaaaaagcaaagATTCTTCAAGCAGGGTAAGAACAAGAGGCCATTTTCCCACCAAATATCCAGTGTAAACAGGCAGACCAAGAATAAAAATGACACGG acctAAAAGATGTCTTTCAAGAAGTCAGAAATAAGAAACAGCTGGCTGTTCGTTGTGGAAAAATGACAGGTTGTctgtacagaataaaatataacaatg GAGATAAGTGTATTTCATGTAAAGGGAAATGGCTTACACCCAAACAGTTTGAGGAGCTTGGAGGAAAAGGACATCACAAGAAGTGGAAGAGTAGCATCTATTACAACCCATCAAATGGCTTTCAACAAATGCCATtagagaaactcatacag AATGGGTGTCTTTCAGAGTTTGGACAACTGAGGAAGCCAATTAGACcg GTGACACAGACGGATAGAGACGATGCAAACACAGTGGAAAATGTAACAAGAAATAGTGAATCAATTAACTCCTTAAAAGGTTTTCCAGAGTCCTGGAAAAGACTGTTTTCCAAGACTCTGGAAATACCTGTGTGTGGAATTGAAAAGAAATCAATCCAGCCGG ACAGTTCTTCGGATGAGTCTGTATCTGTTGCTGACAGAGTCAAAATG AACAGGAGAGAATCTGTGAATTTGGCTGAAACTGTCAGTAAAAAGATGTCAGAACTGGTAGAATCTCCTGGAG AACCTGCAGTATCTCCTATCGTAGAGGAGGACAGTCAAACCACAGATGAAGAAGCAGCTGAATGGCAAAATCCTGTCGTTTCTGAAGAGACTGAGAAGACAGGCCAGATGCAGTTATTTGAATTTCTGGCAAACCAGTTTAGTGCAATCAACAACACCCTGAAATCAATTGATTTGTCTTTGAAGAAGCTAGTGGAAAAACAGTCACAACACACACTGCCTCAATATTTCAGTCTAACTCCTGCTGTTATTGAAAATCCCAGGATTCACTCCTTAGTCAAGGAGGAGCAAATGAtggaaattttaaataactga
- the LOC132142497 gene encoding uncharacterized protein LOC132142497 isoform X2 codes for MNAEAVMNQIKPECELKESSTKTDFNEDDRRRMKEKMKKQRFFKQGKNKRPFSHQISSVNRQTKNKNDTDVFQEVRNKKQLAVRCGKMTGCLYRIKYNNGDKCISCKGKWLTPKQFEELGGKGHHKKWKSSIYYNPSNGFQQMPLEKLIQNGCLSEFGQLRKPIRPVTQTDRDDANTVENVTRNSESINSLKGFPESWKRLFSKTLEIPVCGIEKKSIQPDSSSDESVSVADRVKMNRRESVNLAETVSKKMSELVESPGDSSAPPIDATEPAVSPIVEEDSQTTDEEAAEWQNPVVSEETEKTGQMQLFEFLANQFSAINNTLKSIDLSLKKLVEKQSQHTLPQYFSLTPAVIENPRIHSLVKEEQMMEILNN; via the exons ATGAATGCTGAAGCAGTTATGAACCAGATTAAGCCAGAATGTGAACTGAAGGAAAGCTCCACAAAAACTGATTTTAATGAAGATGACAGAaggagaatgaaagaaaaaatgaaaaagcaaagATTCTTCAAGCAGGGTAAGAACAAGAGGCCATTTTCCCACCAAATATCCAGTGTAAACAGGCAGACCAAGAATAAAAATGACACGG ATGTCTTTCAAGAAGTCAGAAATAAGAAACAGCTGGCTGTTCGTTGTGGAAAAATGACAGGTTGTctgtacagaataaaatataacaatg GAGATAAGTGTATTTCATGTAAAGGGAAATGGCTTACACCCAAACAGTTTGAGGAGCTTGGAGGAAAAGGACATCACAAGAAGTGGAAGAGTAGCATCTATTACAACCCATCAAATGGCTTTCAACAAATGCCATtagagaaactcatacag AATGGGTGTCTTTCAGAGTTTGGACAACTGAGGAAGCCAATTAGACcg GTGACACAGACGGATAGAGACGATGCAAACACAGTGGAAAATGTAACAAGAAATAGTGAATCAATTAACTCCTTAAAAGGTTTTCCAGAGTCCTGGAAAAGACTGTTTTCCAAGACTCTGGAAATACCTGTGTGTGGAATTGAAAAGAAATCAATCCAGCCGG ACAGTTCTTCGGATGAGTCTGTATCTGTTGCTGACAGAGTCAAAATG AACAGGAGAGAATCTGTGAATTTGGCTGAAACTGTCAGTAAAAAGATGTCAGAACTGGTAGAATCTCCTGGAG ATTCATCTGCACCTCCCATTGATGCTACAGAACCTGCAGTATCTCCTATCGTAGAGGAGGACAGTCAAACCACAGATGAAGAAGCAGCTGAATGGCAAAATCCTGTCGTTTCTGAAGAGACTGAGAAGACAGGCCAGATGCAGTTATTTGAATTTCTGGCAAACCAGTTTAGTGCAATCAACAACACCCTGAAATCAATTGATTTGTCTTTGAAGAAGCTAGTGGAAAAACAGTCACAACACACACTGCCTCAATATTTCAGTCTAACTCCTGCTGTTATTGAAAATCCCAGGATTCACTCCTTAGTCAAGGAGGAGCAAATGAtggaaattttaaataactga